From Phenylobacterium immobile (ATCC 35973), a single genomic window includes:
- the yajC gene encoding preprotein translocase subunit YajC, protein MDMIMQFLPLIGLVVLFYFLMIRPQQKRAREHAAALAAIKRGDTVVLPSGVIGKVVRVEDKEIGVEIATGVTVKAVKGMVAEVRTRGEPAPANDPKN, encoded by the coding sequence ATGGACATGATCATGCAGTTCCTGCCGCTGATCGGCCTGGTCGTTTTGTTCTACTTCCTGATGATCCGCCCGCAGCAGAAGCGCGCCCGTGAGCACGCTGCGGCGCTCGCGGCCATCAAACGCGGCGACACCGTCGTCCTGCCCTCGGGGGTGATCGGCAAGGTGGTCCGCGTCGAGGACAAGGAAATCGGCGTCGAAATCGCCACCGGCGTCACCGTAAAGGCTGTCAAAGGCATGGTCGCCGAAGTGCGGACCCGCGGCGAACCTGCGCCGGCGAACGACCCGAAGAACTAG
- a CDS encoding right-handed parallel beta-helix repeat-containing protein, which yields MALSRRTLLARLAVLGGLGPAGLAAAQGAKPINLADYGGGRGDPVVDTQAVRRCIADAAKAGVPWIVPKGTWALSPDPADAGKPFSFHGPEFPIIPCITLAGPTHCIGMGGRFVMSLRKDYPKPIPKGARMVMFATRQTLTPLGQGVRNIVFENAIFDFDQRFSSTAQSPYGFELNGVDGVSFLKCAFKNSALEGTTGRRGWGLSLLNCRNLKINGNRFTDIAQGMNARYVTDIELNDNVGRNMAELFDFDGVVSRMVSRRNTFIVRPDTSAEMYDLSSARDVIISDVRCEGAAAVISIYDKPTTPPTYAGYHVGRKPPIPPDYTTSDNILVERLTAKDCYGGMAIRVGIGRHRTGTPGYDTTGRPSPKRVVFRDVTLTNSGPIRIDEGQVAFQNLTMTGGPKPKFSRAMFIAEKNRTTAQIDQDATLELTLDNVRITGAPTEAILIRRARLLRLRNVSADTAPGETVQGWREHPSGLVYALPTPAGAAKK from the coding sequence ATGGCCCTTAGCCGCAGGACGCTTCTCGCAAGACTGGCCGTTCTCGGCGGCCTGGGCCCTGCCGGCCTCGCGGCGGCGCAAGGCGCCAAGCCGATCAACCTGGCCGATTACGGCGGCGGCCGCGGCGATCCAGTGGTCGACACGCAGGCCGTCCGCCGATGCATTGCCGACGCCGCCAAGGCCGGTGTCCCGTGGATCGTGCCTAAGGGAACCTGGGCGCTTAGCCCCGATCCCGCCGACGCGGGCAAGCCCTTCAGCTTCCACGGGCCGGAATTCCCGATCATCCCCTGCATCACGCTCGCAGGCCCGACCCACTGCATCGGCATGGGCGGTCGCTTCGTCATGTCGCTGCGCAAGGACTATCCCAAGCCGATCCCCAAGGGTGCGCGGATGGTCATGTTCGCCACGCGCCAGACGCTCACGCCGCTGGGGCAAGGGGTGCGCAACATCGTCTTCGAAAACGCGATCTTCGACTTCGACCAGCGCTTCAGCTCGACCGCGCAGAGTCCTTACGGCTTCGAGCTGAACGGCGTCGATGGCGTGAGCTTCCTGAAGTGCGCTTTCAAGAACTCCGCCCTGGAGGGCACGACCGGCCGGCGCGGCTGGGGCCTGAGCCTGCTGAACTGCCGCAACCTCAAGATCAACGGCAACCGCTTCACCGATATCGCCCAGGGCATGAACGCCCGCTACGTCACCGATATCGAGCTCAACGACAATGTCGGGCGCAACATGGCCGAGTTGTTCGACTTCGATGGCGTCGTTAGCCGCATGGTCAGTCGGCGCAACACCTTCATCGTGCGGCCGGATACTTCCGCGGAAATGTACGACCTGTCGTCGGCCCGCGATGTGATTATCTCCGACGTCCGCTGCGAGGGCGCGGCCGCGGTCATCTCGATCTACGACAAGCCGACAACGCCGCCGACCTATGCCGGGTACCACGTCGGCCGCAAGCCGCCGATCCCGCCAGACTACACGACGTCCGACAACATCCTCGTCGAGCGCCTGACTGCGAAAGATTGCTACGGCGGCATGGCCATCCGCGTCGGTATCGGTCGCCACCGCACCGGCACGCCGGGCTATGACACCACCGGCCGGCCTTCGCCGAAGCGCGTGGTCTTCCGCGACGTGACGCTCACCAACTCGGGCCCGATCCGCATCGACGAGGGCCAGGTCGCCTTCCAGAACCTGACCATGACCGGCGGGCCAAAGCCGAAGTTCAGCCGCGCCATGTTCATCGCCGAGAAGAACCGCACCACAGCGCAGATCGACCAGGACGCCACACTCGAGCTCACCCTCGACAATGTCCGCATTACGGGGGCGCCGACCGAGGCGATCCTCATCCGCCGCGCTCGCCTGTTAAGGCTGCGCAATGTCAGCGCCGACACCGCGCCGGGCGAAACCGTGCAGGGCTGGCGAGAGCATCCGTCAGGCCTGGTTTACGCCTTGCCGACGCCGGCTGGGGCGGCCAAGAAGTAA
- the secD gene encoding protein translocase subunit SecD: MMNLSRWKVVLVALSVVFGILFTLPNLLPEQTRNALPAFMPKQTLNLGLDLQGGSYLLLEVDTSALQVERLTNAIEDVRTTLREESVPFTGLGVAGSEITVRISNPADVSKAQTALNNALGGVAQPGAMGGAPARDVNIRTAPDQRLVLAFSQTAIDAAGARAVEQSIEIIRRRIDQLGTREPTIIRQGKNRVVVQAPGESDPERLKSIIGQTAKLTFQMVDETVTPQDIAAGRIPPGSELLPSEDGYTAAYVVAKRSLVTGEMLTDARSAFDQQSGLPLVTFRFNAQGARRFGDATSQNLGKKFAIVLDRKVISAPVIQSAITGGSGQITGNFTTESANDLAVLLRAGALPAPLKVEEQKTVGAELGADAVKAGTLSTAVGFVAILLFMLLSYGFLFGGISVIALAINGLLIIATMSLTQATLTLPGIAGLILTLAVAVDANVLIYERMRDELRSGRSVIASMDAGFSRAMGTIIDANVTTILAALIMFQFGAGPVKGFAWTLSIGVLTSVFSAVLVTQVLLAWWFRTARPKTLPIV, encoded by the coding sequence ATGATGAACCTTTCGCGCTGGAAGGTCGTCCTCGTCGCCCTTTCGGTGGTCTTCGGCATCCTCTTCACCCTGCCGAACCTGCTGCCCGAGCAGACCCGCAACGCCCTTCCGGCGTTCATGCCGAAGCAGACGCTGAACCTCGGGCTCGACCTACAGGGCGGCTCTTACCTGTTGCTCGAGGTCGACACCTCGGCGCTGCAGGTTGAGCGGCTGACCAACGCGATCGAGGACGTGCGCACGACGCTGCGCGAAGAATCCGTGCCGTTCACCGGCCTGGGGGTCGCGGGCAGCGAGATCACCGTTCGGATCAGCAATCCGGCGGACGTGTCGAAGGCCCAGACGGCGCTGAATAATGCGCTCGGCGGCGTGGCCCAGCCAGGCGCCATGGGCGGCGCGCCGGCGCGCGACGTCAATATTCGCACCGCGCCCGACCAGCGGCTGGTCCTGGCCTTCAGTCAGACCGCCATTGACGCCGCCGGCGCTCGCGCCGTCGAGCAGTCGATCGAGATCATCCGTCGCCGGATCGACCAGCTGGGCACCCGCGAGCCGACCATCATCCGCCAGGGCAAGAACCGCGTCGTCGTCCAGGCGCCGGGCGAAAGCGATCCTGAGCGCTTGAAGTCGATCATCGGTCAGACCGCCAAGCTGACTTTCCAGATGGTCGACGAGACCGTCACCCCGCAGGACATCGCCGCCGGCCGCATTCCGCCGGGCTCCGAGCTCCTGCCCAGCGAGGACGGCTATACGGCCGCCTACGTTGTCGCCAAGCGTTCGCTGGTCACCGGCGAAATGCTAACAGACGCGCGCTCGGCCTTCGACCAGCAGAGCGGCCTCCCGCTGGTGACCTTCCGATTCAACGCCCAGGGCGCGCGCCGTTTCGGCGACGCCACCAGCCAGAATCTCGGCAAGAAGTTCGCCATCGTTCTCGACCGCAAGGTCATCTCCGCCCCGGTGATCCAGAGCGCGATCACCGGCGGCTCCGGCCAGATCACCGGCAATTTCACCACCGAGTCGGCCAACGATCTCGCCGTGCTGCTCCGCGCCGGCGCGCTGCCCGCGCCGCTGAAGGTTGAAGAGCAGAAGACCGTCGGGGCCGAGCTGGGTGCCGATGCGGTCAAGGCCGGGACCTTGTCCACCGCCGTTGGCTTTGTCGCCATCCTCCTCTTCATGTTGCTGTCCTACGGCTTCCTGTTCGGCGGCATCTCGGTGATCGCCCTGGCGATCAACGGCCTCCTGATCATCGCGACGATGAGCCTCACTCAGGCGACCCTGACCCTTCCGGGCATCGCCGGCCTGATCCTGACGCTCGCCGTGGCCGTCGACGCCAACGTGCTGATCTATGAGCGCATGCGCGACGAGCTCCGGTCCGGGCGCAGCGTCATCGCCTCCATGGACGCCGGCTTTTCGCGCGCCATGGGCACCATCATCGACGCCAACGTCACGACCATCCTGGCGGCCCTCATCATGTTCCAGTTCGGTGCCGGTCCCGTGAAGGGCTTCGCCTGGACCCTGTCGATCGGCGTCCTCACCTCGGTGTTCAGCGCCGTCCTCGTCACCCAGGTGCTTCTGGCATGGTGGTTCCGCACCGCCCGCCCGAAGACCCTGCCGATCGTCTGA
- a CDS encoding ATP-binding protein, which yields MKKDLKSLLERIADALDRLAPAPPPPPSFDAAKLFRHDPATNGFHAAPDYPLHLDSLVGIERQKGEFVRNLTRFADGLAANHVLLWGVRGAGKSSITKAAFMAVAESRAALKLVEVDRDEVAALPALFDTLRNREERFVVLCDDLSFEEGAAAAKALKSALEGGVSGPPANVLFVATSNRRHLMPRDNSEARGLIATAEDAEEEVSVSDRFGLWIGFPPMDQPTYLAAVRGYAERYKLDVDDLDRRALQWAQRRGGRSGRVAWQFIRDLAGEKGVNLPL from the coding sequence ATGAAAAAGGACCTCAAGTCCCTCCTGGAACGGATCGCCGATGCGCTGGACCGCCTGGCGCCTGCGCCGCCGCCGCCGCCGAGCTTCGACGCCGCCAAGCTGTTCCGCCACGACCCGGCGACAAACGGCTTCCACGCCGCGCCGGACTATCCCCTGCATCTGGACAGCCTGGTGGGCATCGAGCGCCAGAAAGGCGAGTTCGTCCGCAACCTGACGCGGTTCGCCGACGGCCTGGCGGCCAACCACGTCCTGCTGTGGGGTGTGCGCGGCGCGGGTAAGAGTTCGATCACCAAGGCCGCCTTCATGGCCGTCGCCGAAAGCCGCGCCGCACTGAAGCTGGTGGAGGTGGATCGTGACGAGGTCGCCGCGCTGCCGGCCCTGTTCGACACCTTGCGCAATCGCGAAGAGCGCTTCGTGGTCCTGTGCGACGACCTCTCATTTGAGGAAGGCGCCGCCGCGGCCAAGGCGTTGAAGTCGGCCCTGGAAGGCGGCGTCTCGGGTCCGCCGGCCAATGTGCTGTTCGTCGCTACCTCGAACCGACGCCATCTGATGCCCCGGGACAATTCCGAGGCCCGCGGCCTGATCGCCACCGCTGAGGACGCCGAGGAGGAGGTCAGCGTCTCCGACCGATTCGGCCTGTGGATCGGCTTTCCGCCGATGGACCAGCCGACGTACCTGGCCGCCGTGCGCGGCTACGCGGAGCGCTACAAGCTGGACGTCGACGACCTCGACCGCCGCGCCCTGCAATGGGCCCAACGCCGCGGCGGCCGGTCAGGCCGGGTGGCCTGGCAGTTCATCCGCGACCTGGCGGGCGAAAAGGGCGTGAACCTACCGCTTTAA